The genome window CACCTAGTTTATTAGCCGAAGATACGTGAAATGCGGTCATAGGATGTGcagtatttgtatttaatttccttATTCTGTCACGATTAATCTGCACCACATAGACAAAATATGTATCGAGCACATATCTTTCGATAATTTGCAGAAAAATACAGCTATATTTATCGCTTACTTTACGACGCTTATTCGCTTTTAtatctttgaataattttgatttaatatatcgtaaataatatcacgataaatttatcgatataatcgtGTAAATATCTCAGAAAAAGTAAATTCTTTGTTAGAATACCTGGAGCGTGAAACGATCTTTACCAAAATTAACAACGAATCTTTACCCAGGTTCAATTTCTcgagttatataaaaatacgaatttgcataaaaatccgcaacttaattataaattttgctcGTCTCTTCATTTACTCCTCGATATCTATTTCTaacgaaaattattatcaaattaaataatcattaAACTATCGTAACGTTCAATGATTTGATATCGTTCTTAATAAACAGTCGCTAGTATTTAGCTTTAATTAAGCGAGTATATTCAAACGAAGTGAATCACGGAAGCGTACTACTTTTGCTAACGTTCTCGCTAGTTAGTAGATTACAGTTTATCAGATTGCATTATCGTTACGTCTGTATCTTACCTATCTTCATCCGGCGTTCCTGATTTCACCGGCATAGAAATAGACGTAAAAATTGCTACTCTGTAAATTGTGCACGTTGTTACGATTCGTATTGAATTTCAAAGAAGAGCGATATCCATATGTAAGTCCTTGTACGAACCACAAGATAAAGTGTTTCGGCTACCTTAGAGTGTAAATTAGAGAGTCTTAATTATGCTTCGACTTGTACTCATCGATAAAACCATGAAAAAACTTTATGGACGTTAGTATCGATAAAGTTCGTTAAGTTATCGCTACTCACTTTCCGATTTTATCGGTCGTTCAATTAGTCTCTCGTTTAAGATCGATCGCAACTAAAACGATTCATGAAATTGATCGATCAATTAAATCGTCTATAATAATCAAAGTATATAGATATTGTAATATACgtactatttataaaaaatctaACGAGTTGATTTCAATCAAATGAAACGTAGAGGCAACGTAATAATTATCAACACCATTTACAGAAGAATAAGTTCACCACTAATAGGGTCAATTTTAACCACTCGATGTAACCATTACGCAGAGTTTAATTAATCGTTCCAGCAATTGGTTGCAGGGATTTCTTAACGAAATCCTGTTTAATACTTAAATTCAATTGAAGAAATTACCGTTTACGCTTGATCTCGTCAATTGCGAGTACGTCTACTTTCCTAGCTACGCAATCTTGTGACCAAAtaactttaaataataataattttaaataataactaTTGGAGTCGTCTTCAAAATTTCTATGATATTTCTTATATCTGGATTTAATGTCACAAGTACAATGGCTCGTAAAAACATTTGATTAATTAACagagaaaatttttatcaatgaaACTTTTTCCATTAGCGCACGGCTATCGTGAttgtattgataaaatttgaaaccaagccaaaaatgtatatagagaTTGCGAGATATTTAACGTAAACACACGCTTGGCGTTAGTAGAAAATTGGCATACAACGTGAATCGTGATCCTCGATATACGTATGCCTGATTAACCCTAACGATGGCTCACTATGTATGCATATATAGTGGCTTAATGTAGCGAATAGTTCAAAGCTGTGAGAATTTTCAAGATAGCCTAATCGaattttagtaataaaatttgctaAACTTAcctgataaaaattattcgatttaaaaggccaaattctatatttattagatCGCGAAACATTCGTTTTATGTTGTCATTCGGTTTTTCGCTCTGTTAACGAATACATcgctaacgatatgtaaaccggaaagaaggaagaagcgCAGAAAAGAGTACAAAGTAAGAAACGAAATACATAATCGTGTCGGCAGTGTCGTTGTTCTACGATCCATGAAAAAGGAATCAGAGAAAGTACAAGTTCGTGGAGTCTGGAATTTCGCGGGCAAAAAACAGATGTAAACTATTTACTTTCCGCAATGCTTCGGCTTTTTCCCATTCGAATCGTTCCACTAACCTCTCTAGCTCTTTGAATCGTAACAGAATAAAATTGACGGGTCTATCACTTATCTTCCCTCTGAGGAACGAGTTttagttttaatattattaataatgtctttaaaatgtaattgatATCACCTATGATATTGCCAATTTaagatatacaatttattttaatatctctgATTTCATCTCAtgattcatttaaaaatgttacgGTATTtgctaataatatttctaatttgatATATACAATGTAGTTCAATTCTTACGGAAATTTTCTTATATCCAGAGATAACGATTTTTTCATTActgatcgatcgaacgaatttGACGTGCTGAACTTGGTTTCTAATTCTTTTCCATTGATACACACTGCCAATTCAATGACACgagtgtatatattttttcagagATACCATACAAAGAGATCGAAACGGCTGGAATTTAGCTCAAAAGCAGAACGGCCTCAATAAGTAagttttatatcatatttgGCTGGCTGAAAATTATAACGATGTAAGTCAAAATTTCAAGAACATTAGTTATTTTACAATCGTTAAAAGAATTAGTCGTTCGATTTGATAATTAACTAGGttataatttcattctatATTGCAACgtgattctttaatttttaaaatatatgtgtatgcGCGTGTGTATAGGGTGAGGGATCGAacgtttttataaaaatgaagatgAAACAGCTCGATTTATAAACAATAGCGCTGAACTGACTTACACTACTATGATTTTCAGTCCGCCATTTGATGCCTTCCTAAAAGATCTTTACTTTTAAtacattgaattatttaaaaaaaacgaTAGTGGACAGACATCGTATCTTTTTGGTATTGTACATTTATTCGCAGATAATACGAACATGTGACACATGCATTACACGATCTAAGACTACGAACATGTGACACTTGCAAAAGTTTCACATTCGATAGGATAGAAGTACTCACTGACATATGTTGCTGCGATGTATGGTATAATATATCCAAAGGTATACAGTActcgtatttttcttcttgaaaGTTCAATGTTAGGTCAGGTTCCGACTAGTTGCGATATGTTAAACCTCACTGAACACGAGAAAATAGCGATCATTATCACCACACCTACCGTGGAAAATCGTTTAGCGATTGTAGTTATCCGACGACTATAGACCGTATTGATGCTGTTTACTGCTTAGGACTTCCAAATTTTCACCAAACCACTACTGCGTGGTTCAGAATCAcgttataattcattttattcgaACGTCGTTTGATTAAAATCAATATCGTtcgctttttaaaaaatgcggtataatttttaaagtgttGTACTAGCTCGCATCACGAAATAAAAAGACTGCTCGAATTCAAAATTGCAACGTACCAATCGCAATACGAGATATTCGGTGATGACTAATAGCGCATCTTAGAATGTTTTTATCGATATACGATCGATAATTCGATCCAGTATATACGTTAACAACACTAGTGCCACCACGAATTTAGTTTGAAGGATACAtaactattaaatataaaacagaatttgattgctttgatttaaaaaatgacagACAGAATGAAAAGCCATCAAGGATCGAAATATAATCGCAGACAGACTGTCAGGTAAGTGCTACATTTTCCGCGCGAAAGCAATAAACGTCTTAACCTATTTTATCGTGTATATTGTAAAGAGAATTCAAACtgacagcatccaccgtggttCTTCTAATCGACATCGTgccatatttaatttcttggaAGTTTGTAGTATTTTCTAGTCTCCGAGCATTATCATTATCGCTCaaactttgtatatttaagtGGTATATCGGTTACACTTTGATGTCACACGATGTTATTGTTACTATCCTTTAGAAACATTGTctgtcttttattttatcattatcgTTCGTACGAATTTTTCGTATTGTCTCGAAACAGTTACATTTGTGAAAGGGTTCTCAACTTAGCTAGTGTAAGTAAGGTGTTAATactattgtaatattttgtgTAATATTGTGATGTAATGTaggttaaaaatataaataaatatttaaatcgtaGAGAAAGTCAAGTAacttgattttattaattaaaaagcaatGTCTCTTAAACTGTCCGTAGATATTGAATActttgttatataatatttcacttatataatttatttgtctttttgtctaatattatagtaataaTTTCGTAGTATTAATTTGTGACTCGAATTAATTGTTGTTATTGTAGTCGTTCTTATTGAAATATGCAGATATATTTTAACgtgtttataatttatagattattaataaatacaattacggaatacaacatttctttttcgaaTACACTACTCTAAATGTtgcttataatatttttacttctGTTTTTAGCGAATCTTATCGTAATGCTCTTCAAGCTTTCATAGATAGAAGACGAATCTCCGACGACGTGGACATCGAAGCACCTTGTAGTCCCGACAAGAAAAGGGCAGATATTTTggcaaaaaataataacaataaatccGACAATGAACGGAACTTACGAGAATCGAAATCGATCGTACCAGGTGTACCGCATATATTAGCTCCTGAGATTTTTGAAATTGGATGGATAGCGGGCACGGAAGATAGATATCTGGAATTGATTTTTGCAGAATGGCAAAATACACGAGTTTCACTGAAGAGGCATTCGCATCCGGAATGCAAAGATGCTGTGAAAGCGGATTTAGATGTGCTTTCGTACGTACCGACCGATACTCTATATAAACGATTGACTTTTATCGATAATCgtctctttcattttattctcaaaaatatgaatttacataaagcaGTTTATAcgtgttatacgttttacgatCTTCACAATTGACagtttaagaaagaaaaataattttaatagagTAATTTTTGTGAATAATATCAAACGAGACAAATGGAAACGATACATAAGCATTATCTTTTCACTTTCgcttttgtaatatttatgtttctgttTAGGGAGATTCGACACCCTAACGTGCTATTGTTAATGGCCACTACCTTCACAGACGATCATGGTCTAGTCTCTATTTTCGAATCCGTCGATTGTACCCTTTATCATTACATGCACGATCAGGGTGAACGAATATCCATACAAGGCATTGCGAAATGCGGAGGAAGACTGTCCGATGCTTTAAGACATTCTCACATGCGCGGATACGTGCACAGTGCCATCAACTCGCATTGCGTCTATTTGGCTTCTAATGGTGTCGTGAAACTAGGTGGATGGGAACTGGCCATGCATATCGACAATGTAAGTGAACATATTCATCTTTTTACGGTGGTTTATGACATACGCTGATTAATTACTTTGCTATTAATTACTTagtcgatatttttataaccgTGGCTCGTTCGTTCCATGTTATATCGGAACCGTATTTCAGAGTACCGTGTTATAAGAGGATTGGATGTACTAATAAATATCTCGTCAGTGACGTTTAACGAGATCGATATAACTTATGTTTCTAACATTTCTGTAATGCGAGCTAAAAAAGCGTTAGTGGCTGACTAGCGCGTAAATAATCCTCCAGAAAACGTCTCCTTAATATTACTAATGCTTAACACCTCAAATAGAATCGTAAAATTTAagatctatatttattttctattacattaTTTCGACGAATATTATTTGCCATTCTTCGACGATCCTTTCTCATGAACTAAAATCTAAGAatagaataatgtaaaatCGGAAACCAAGCATTGTTTCAAAATCGCTATTCCCTACGATTTACAAATGTAAAACGCGAAGTCTCTAGCCGCTTACAACGCTCGTTGATGTAATCGTAGTCAACAAAAACCTTAGtcgatcgatttttctttccgAACACTTGGCTCTTTCTCAATTGGTATTCAAGTACACAAAGTAACTGTTTCATGTTTATTGTCAAAGGATAATAATTTACCTATCAGCGTGCATCTCATAAGCGAACTTTATGCAAACGAAATAGCACGTTCGTGATAAATTGTTAAACCAGGTTGCATCAAAGCATTTCGATAAATCTTTGCGCTGCACATTCTTTCGCGGACAATGAAGACATTGATTGTCatggaaaaataacgatacggcgAATTACTCGTTTGTCATCGGacgaaattaattgaaaataatccaTACGTGTCGAACTATCGTGCAGACTGGTTTTTACAAGGTGTGACTACTTAacagttcttttttctttttttataaatcctCGGGAATTAATTCATGCAAAATATTTGTGAACAAATATCGATGCGTTACCTCTTCGCACAATGTGAATTGACTTTCACAGAGCCAGCAGCAATTATTCTTTTCTGCGTGAATCGTCAGGTTattaacgaaagaaagaaccTAGTCGCAAAGAACAATAAAGGTAAAAAGTGGTGTGTTGAAAGTTGGTTTCACTATTGGAAGTTAACGAACTGATTATGACGCGATAGATCGAGAATCGatgagaaatataataattcacaCGTTGCATAAGTATACTAGCGAGATTTCGGCTATTTCATTGGAAGGATTAAGCGCTGATTAGATCTCATatccattaaattataatatatgtgatttattttataatgcgATACATGTGTcgtataatgatatttaatatcttttaactAATATTACATGCTCTTTTGTACCCGATTTTTACTTTATACTTACAAAATCTCGatcaattgaaaaaaaaaaaaaattcttccgACATTTGCGAAATCCCCTAATTATCATTTCGTGAACTACACACAGCTGACattaagtataacgtcatatccgTTTTTTCATTGACGCACCCAACAGTATTTCGTAGCAGGAAATTGTCGGCATCGCTTCTCACCAAATGTTCATTTTTGAATAAAGTCACTGTACCGTAACACTCTTAATTACGTTCAGCGGATGAAACATGGAAATTTACGCTAATCATAGGTAGAGGATAGCTGAATCTGTCGTGTACATTATTTTTGAACACATGACTCAATCTAAATTCTTATACTGTTTTTCTCATCTGTGTTTGTGTTTCAACATAAACAAAACACTTAATATATCTCCTTAATTTTTCAACTAAGAGCCTATGTCtatatttccaaaatatttcatcgttgAATTCctggatatttaaaaaactccACTTAATTAGCAACTTACGTTTtcgcatatacatatatatatggataCTTCTCTGTGGTAAAGTGTTAGAAAACGTGATTTTACCATTTACGTACTATGTACTTTAGGTATTATGCCTGAAATCAGTGTTGCAGATATTTTTACCGAGAGAATTATACTAGAATGTGCGTGTGCGTATGTGTGAATCAAGTAGCTCTAACATACTCGCGAAGGTTTGAATAAATTCTGTGAATTTTGCACGATCTTCCGTCTCGATTCGCGCTCACTTCCCACGGATATATTTTACAGCAACGCCTAATGTTGCAATGTAAAGACGCTTTACGAAATGAAAGGTATCTTAATAGAACTTTAAACGTAATACagatatataaaagttttagttagtaatacgaaataaagaaCAATCGATAGACTTTAACGAGTCACGAAATATTTTGGAACCGTATAAAGatatcttatataatatacgccagtgttctttttttttttttacgaatataacaTCTACCTTCTCGAATACacaatctatatatatatatatatatgcaagtGCCATTGAGAAGCACTTTTATTAACTTTCTTTTGACAagattgtatttttttaattttgctatAGCCAAGACCAGAGAGAGAATACGAGGAACGTTTAAGAAACGAGATTTTTCGTTGGCAAGCGCCAGAACTTTTTCACAGTTACGAACCACATAAACAGAGCGATGTATACGGACTGGCTTTATTGATTTGGGAAATGTGTACAAGTAAGTGTCCAATCAAATCGGATGGATCGAATCGTCGATCCTTcttccactattttttttttttttttttaataatacgtTCAATTGGTATAACAATGCGAAATGAGTTTTGTGTATTCGAAGAATTTCATACGCATCATACGATTTCTTCGCCTGGATCTGAACGATTAGGAGATTAACTTTTCAACGAGAAACGCCACCAACAACTCAATATAAAAGTGAAACAGGTTTAGAACGAATAAGGAAACGAAATCACGTTCACTGAGTTTTCAATAGTTTTAAACGAACGGTGCGATTTTCGTGGCACTGCGTTTATTAGACGCGATAAACGAAGtttcacaaatatttcaattatttcaaaatatttatttataataagcAGGATAACATAGGAGCGTATGATGCACGCttgctttttaattataagtgAAATAGCAGCAACCATATTCGTGTCTCTtgcatttataattaatatttatatcgtaattttacGTTAGATTGGATTAATTAAGATCTACTGGTGCGATCTGTGTAGTGCAATCGATTACGTTAAGAGCGTGGCAAATGGCTGCGTACGCgaagaattttcaaacttaATTTTCTCAAGAACGAAACTGCAAGtgtatattttcgttttatttttttcataaggAATCCATCTATGTCCGATTGTACCACCCGTACGGAAACACTCTGCAGTTCAGTTTAATGCTTTCTGTGTCGTTATTTGTTCTTcatattctaaaaattaaaattcgattCTTTAGATATATATCGTCTGAAATTTGTATATCcttcgttttttgtataaaagcaaaaaaaaaaaaaaaaataatcctCCGAAAGCTTTCCTCTGCAACGACTAATTTTAGTCCTTGTATCgtacattaataaatatccgtatgcgtaaaattatgaattgcttgataagaaaatattgatttttcattaataaatagaacGTGTACCATGGAGTGGACATAACAAAGCAGACGTGGAAAGACAGTACTTGCATTGGAAACGTGGTGTTATAATGGATGTATATGATTTTCCACCGTTGTTGCATAATTTGCTAGACGCTGGACTACAATTAGATGTTAATAAAAGGACATTGGATATGGATAGAATGCGTAGATTTCTCCAGAGATTGGAGGTACGtttctgtaaaaaaagaagtttagatttaaacattattaaaacacgttcgtcgcccagcgtgattcggctaagtttcctgcggggcccaaatccgatcgccggtacgcagaacgtaaatagagcgacaagcaggaattcgtcgtttatcgccttcgattcgttgtttatccccttcgattcgttgtaaagaaaagattatttatttatgaaatggagaaagcgataaactatccagctagagtattccgagggatctcatggcagatatctcgGATCTTTCGTTTAGTCGAGaagaagcatacttgtgagacgtacatcggtgattttttcatcgtcaaaatgttcggtaaacagcgtgagaatatatttgaaagtgaggagagtagCGATAACGGAGTCtaactatttttcgaagtgGCCAAAATCAgcccaaatgtgtttggaatgttttaacgaataccatacgatataggataatgtaatatattatccagaatataaattaataaaaagtatggtataatgtgtttttaatatttttatgttgtatatcctatatataatatcgtatatttaattaattaactggaacaagaagagcgtcaccatcGTTTGATGACGGGGCCCCCACGGAAGTATACCCGGCGCGTAGATATGTGCGACgcggcgacgaacgtgttttaaaatattaaatctcgCGACATCTTATTTAATTCAGAAATACAGTATCaatgaaatttgttattaggtaatttgaaaaatgatataatatcGATCTAATTTGgtacatttttacattaaatttcaataGATACGATagaggaattttatttctgtacaGTTTTCACTTTTAAAAACTCTAAGATCTTTGTAGATGCCACGAATTTGTATCGAACATGTATCATCAATTTTAGACGCAATACGAACGTGAAGAACCAGTTTATGTCGACCAATGCGTGAACAATAATAACAAGGCTGAAAATATTTATGCCTTGCCAATAAAAAAATCTCCCATGTCGAGAAATAAGGGTTCGAAACTGACGAAAAGCGTTTCAACCAAACAGTTATCTCATTCAGCGATAAGTCCAGACCCTTCGTCGAGGCAACATTCGTATTCGAGAAAGTCAATGTTCAAGCAAAATGCAAATCAAAAAGTAACAGCTGatatcgaagaaataaatttctttgctGACGATGTTAAAGGCAATACTAGAAACGATATAGAGAAAAACACgaacatttttaacaatttacaaaataattataagaagATTAACCATCTGACTTCTAACGTAGAAGTGATAGATATTCGGAGTGAAGAATTTAATGCACAAGAAATTTCGCAACCGTGGAACAATACTTATAGAAAAGTCAAAGCACCGCAGGAAGCGACGGAGTCTAAGACAACATCGGTTTATTCCTCGCCGGTGTTAGAATCTTCGGACGATGAATCCTACAAAGACGCAAGAACCAACTTAAAACAACTGAAAGAAATATTGGCAAATAAAAGGGAACATTTCTTCTACGGCAGCGAGTCCTCACATACATCTCCAAATATAAGTacgtatacattttttatttgtattatttgaaaaat of Bombus fervidus isolate BK054 chromosome 16, iyBomFerv1, whole genome shotgun sequence contains these proteins:
- the LOC139995865 gene encoding uncharacterized protein isoform X5, which encodes MGMMGMFKWLRNESYRNALQAFIDRRRISDDVDIEAPCSPDKKRADILAKNNNNKSDNERNLRESKSIVPGVPHILAPEIFEIGWIAGTEDRYLELIFAEWQNTRVSLKRHSHPECKDAVKADLDVLSEIRHPNVLLLMATTFTDDHGLVSIFESVDCTLYHYMHDQGERISIQGIAKCGGRLSDALRHSHMRGYVHSAINSHCVYLASNGVVKLGGWELAMHIDNPRPEREYEERLRNEIFRWQAPELFHSYEPHKQSDVYGLALLIWEMCTKRVPWSGHNKADVERQYLHWKRGVIMDVYDFPPLLHNLLDAGLQLDVNKRTLDMDRMRRFLQRLETQYEREEPVYVDQCVNNNNKAENIYALPIKKSPMSRNKGSKLTKSVSTKQLSHSAISPDPSSRQHSYSRKSMFKQNANQKVTADIEEINFFADDVKGNTRNDIEKNTNIFNNLQNNYKKINHLTSNVEVIDIRSEEFNAQEISQPWNNTYRKVKAPQEATESKTTSVYSSPVLESSDDESYKDARTNLKQLKEILANKREHFFYGSESSHTSPNINPANNMLTKVKSKDYEPHKPASHKTSLEPKYSKSSNQYDPSYLKPTFQQYHKIPYLHTPDGVKDAIIQPQVLNSNPQTFFESSLWRKEKLICLSKMRKMDTDESPRYLAEQIDDSDTIEATTKNQTGKSTESVSIDNITYVINKDSEVTKTETSLEGSDQVYENIKNSTSVTSLQNEPLRVLKDALDRATKIVRSVTPNSNDSCPSPTFKYSCQDFEATLDDNQAKKDVFKNLYDLQNNSDDEEIRTIERSTTKDKSFLFDKSNVNNSMISNETQSESSNNNSISLTNLENYGNSYDTTSSRNFVCDSIAEMSSEFNASYIDTISKEKKAESLDNKVTDIKENAKASETAQMSEISVQESDVETKIEIRENEQKSVMKNLDFTFMNDTTKYRNCKTCRNTNLSRRRSLPATLSQFRTANNSALGKLPIRRRDVPDNSIEDLYIDDEFGGELNINMALLSDLLYDDDFLSEISEL